In Flavimarina sp. Hel_I_48, the following are encoded in one genomic region:
- a CDS encoding acetyltransferase, with protein sequence MLDKEVILIGYSGHGFVVAETALLCGLKLNGYTEIHEIALNPFKLEYLGFESDANFEEWKTDKNYILGIGDNKIRVKVANLIRSRKKKIVNVMHPQSSVSKTCQMGEGNFVSKNVSINALARIGDYCILNTASIIEHECTIGNGVHIAPGAVLAGNVTVGDLSFIGANAVVKQGVRIGKNVTIGAGTVVLNDIADNQKIVGNPGRSL encoded by the coding sequence GTGTTAGATAAAGAAGTCATATTGATTGGATACTCTGGGCATGGCTTTGTAGTGGCCGAGACAGCCCTTTTGTGCGGACTAAAATTAAATGGCTATACGGAAATTCATGAAATTGCACTAAATCCTTTCAAACTTGAGTATTTGGGTTTTGAGTCAGATGCCAATTTTGAGGAATGGAAAACAGATAAAAACTATATTTTAGGTATCGGTGATAATAAAATTCGGGTGAAAGTCGCGAATTTGATACGCTCCAGGAAAAAGAAAATAGTAAACGTAATGCATCCACAAAGCAGCGTTTCAAAAACATGCCAAATGGGCGAAGGGAACTTTGTATCTAAAAACGTATCCATCAACGCTTTGGCGCGCATTGGGGATTATTGTATCCTAAATACCGCTTCCATCATTGAACATGAATGCACTATAGGAAATGGTGTTCATATCGCGCCGGGTGCGGTTTTGGCCGGTAATGTGACTGTAGGTGATTTAAGTTTTATAGGCGCTAACGCGGTAGTAAAACAAGGTGTTCGCATAGGTAAAAATGTAACTATAGGAGCAGGTACGGTAGTATTAAACGATATTGCAGATAATCAGAAAATCGTGGGAAATCCGGGTAGGTCATTATGA
- the neuB gene encoding N-acetylneuraminate synthase, translating into MKKSVLIIAEAGVNHNGDMDQAKKLIDAAAAAGVDYVKFQTFKASKLVTKSALRAAYQDTNTKDSDSQYEMLKKLELSEASHRILIAYCDSKNIKFLSTGFDLESLEFLNTVGIDLFKIPSGEITNLPYLRKIASFKKPVVMSTGMASMPEVREAFNILIKEGINREDIHIVHCNTEYPTPMEDVNLKAMNTIGQELDVKIGYSDHTLGIEVPVAAVALGATVIEKHFTLDRNLPGPDHRASLEPEELKAMVSAIRNIEKAISGSGKKEPSPSEIKNKTVARKSIIASKNITKGEKFTVINLTIKRPGTGLSPMRWDEVLGKTAIRDFKQEESIELE; encoded by the coding sequence ATGAAAAAGAGCGTACTTATAATAGCAGAAGCAGGTGTTAACCACAACGGTGACATGGATCAGGCAAAAAAATTGATCGATGCCGCCGCTGCGGCCGGGGTAGATTATGTAAAGTTTCAAACGTTCAAAGCTTCAAAATTAGTAACAAAATCCGCACTGCGCGCTGCTTATCAAGATACGAATACAAAAGATTCAGACTCACAATATGAGATGCTCAAAAAATTGGAACTATCTGAAGCGTCACACCGCATTTTGATAGCGTATTGTGACTCAAAAAATATCAAATTCCTTTCCACGGGATTTGATTTGGAAAGCCTTGAATTTTTGAATACCGTTGGAATTGATCTCTTTAAAATCCCTTCCGGTGAAATTACCAACCTCCCCTACCTTCGCAAGATTGCAAGCTTTAAAAAACCTGTGGTCATGTCAACGGGAATGGCTTCCATGCCAGAAGTCAGGGAAGCTTTCAACATACTTATAAAAGAGGGTATAAACAGGGAAGACATTCATATCGTGCATTGCAATACCGAGTATCCCACCCCCATGGAAGATGTCAACCTCAAGGCCATGAACACCATTGGCCAAGAACTCGATGTTAAGATAGGATATTCAGACCATACCCTGGGAATAGAGGTTCCTGTAGCAGCCGTTGCGCTGGGAGCCACGGTCATAGAAAAGCATTTTACATTAGATAGGAATTTACCGGGGCCTGATCACCGTGCATCGCTGGAGCCAGAGGAACTTAAGGCCATGGTAAGCGCCATTCGTAATATCGAAAAAGCAATCTCCGGATCTGGAAAGAAAGAACCTTCTCCATCAGAAATAAAGAATAAAACGGTAGCCCGTAAAAGCATTATTGCCTCAAAAAATATTACTAAAGGGGAGAAATTCACGGTTATAAACCTTACGATAAAACGACCGGGAACTGGTTTGAGCCCTATGCGGTGGGACGAAGTTCTGGGAAAAACCGCAATACGCGATTTTAAGCAGGAAGAATCAATAGAACTGGAATAA
- the neuC gene encoding UDP-N-acetylglucosamine 2-epimerase, producing the protein MKNIAVITGTRAEFGLLRPLIDQLKKSDAFKLQLIVSAMHLSPEFGNTVQEIEDGGYTIAKKVECLLSSDTATGITKSIGLAMIGFADAMEELRPDIVVILGDRSEMLAAATAAMIANIPIAHIHGGETTEGAYDEGIRHAITKMSYWHFASTTIYRNRITQLGEDPDRVFDVGAIGLDSIKNLNLLNREDFEKSIDFELGKKNILITFHPVTLENDLAEKQFAEILNALRSLKETHLIFTHANADKNGRIINKMITEFVSENKENAIAFKSLGQLRYLSSLQYMDVVLGNSSSGILEVPSFNIPTINIGDRQKGRVMAESIINISPEKEQIKEALTMAFSSSFAHKIENQKQIYGNGTAALKIIEVLSGPYPKDLKKVFYDFKF; encoded by the coding sequence TTGAAGAATATAGCAGTTATAACGGGAACACGGGCAGAATTCGGTTTATTGAGACCCCTGATAGATCAGCTTAAAAAAAGTGATGCTTTTAAGCTCCAGCTTATCGTAAGTGCCATGCACCTATCCCCAGAATTTGGCAATACCGTACAGGAAATTGAGGATGGGGGTTACACGATAGCCAAAAAAGTAGAATGCCTTCTCTCTTCAGATACGGCCACGGGAATCACAAAATCCATTGGGCTCGCCATGATAGGTTTTGCTGATGCTATGGAAGAGCTACGACCCGATATTGTGGTTATCCTGGGCGACCGGTCTGAAATGCTTGCCGCAGCCACAGCGGCAATGATCGCAAATATTCCCATAGCGCACATTCATGGTGGCGAAACCACCGAGGGCGCTTACGATGAAGGCATTCGGCATGCTATTACAAAAATGAGTTATTGGCATTTCGCCTCCACCACGATATACAGAAACCGCATCACACAACTAGGTGAAGATCCAGACCGTGTATTTGATGTGGGGGCTATAGGTCTGGATTCCATAAAAAACCTAAACCTTTTAAACCGGGAAGACTTTGAGAAATCCATCGATTTTGAATTGGGCAAGAAGAATATACTGATCACGTTTCATCCCGTGACCTTAGAAAACGATCTGGCGGAGAAGCAGTTCGCGGAGATTTTAAACGCATTGCGCTCTTTAAAAGAAACCCATTTGATCTTTACCCATGCAAATGCGGATAAGAATGGCCGCATCATCAATAAAATGATCACAGAGTTTGTTTCTGAAAACAAAGAAAATGCGATAGCGTTCAAATCGCTTGGACAGTTGCGTTATCTATCCAGCCTTCAATATATGGATGTTGTACTGGGAAATTCATCAAGCGGTATCCTTGAAGTCCCCAGTTTCAATATTCCCACGATCAATATTGGCGATAGGCAAAAAGGACGGGTTATGGCAGAAAGTATCATCAATATCAGCCCTGAAAAAGAACAAATCAAAGAAGCCCTAACCATGGCTTTTAGTAGTTCTTTTGCCCACAAAATAGAAAACCAGAAACAAATATATGGTAATGGAACGGCCGCGCTAAAAATTATAGAGGTTCTATCAGGCCCTTATCCTAAAGATCTAAAAAAAGTATTTTACGATTTTAAATTTTAA
- a CDS encoding nucleotidyltransferase family protein — translation MQLDSIRIHKDKTILEALQKLNDILYAGHISRLILFVVDDEHSVVGSVTDGDIRRSLLNHADLGLKTGEICNRNFVYEIDKKGFLDLKIYRDRDIKILPILDHDKKLLRIIDLEKSQAQLPLECMIMAGGRGKRLSPLTDTVPKPMLPLGDRPIIAHNIDRLISFGIEKIYISVKYLGEQIKDYFGDGSDRGISIEYIWENEPLGTAGALSLVDNFNSPYILLMNSDLFSDVDFEDLYLDIIEQNADMCVASTEYKVDVPYAVFETHERTVLDFKEKPSYVYHSNAGIYIFKKELVNRIPKNKFFDITELMEDLVKDGGKLIHNPIHGFWIDIGSPVDYKKAQEFVKHMH, via the coding sequence ATGCAACTGGACAGTATACGTATTCACAAGGACAAAACAATTCTTGAAGCCCTTCAAAAGTTAAACGATATCCTCTATGCTGGCCATATCAGCAGGCTTATTCTGTTTGTCGTGGATGATGAGCATTCCGTAGTGGGATCTGTTACTGATGGGGACATTCGCAGGTCGTTGTTGAATCATGCAGATCTGGGATTGAAAACAGGTGAGATCTGTAACAGGAATTTTGTTTATGAAATTGACAAAAAAGGGTTTTTAGACCTCAAAATATATCGAGATAGGGATATAAAGATACTTCCCATTCTTGATCATGACAAGAAGCTTCTGCGCATCATTGATCTGGAAAAATCACAGGCGCAGCTTCCGTTAGAATGTATGATCATGGCCGGTGGAAGGGGAAAACGACTTAGTCCCCTTACTGATACTGTACCTAAACCTATGTTACCACTGGGTGATCGCCCTATTATCGCCCATAATATTGACCGGTTGATCTCTTTTGGTATAGAAAAGATTTACATCTCTGTTAAATATCTGGGAGAACAGATCAAAGATTATTTTGGTGATGGTAGCGACAGGGGCATTTCCATAGAATATATATGGGAAAACGAGCCGCTAGGTACTGCAGGTGCCCTCTCCCTGGTAGATAATTTCAATAGTCCCTACATCCTGTTGATGAATAGTGATTTGTTCAGTGATGTGGATTTTGAAGACCTTTACCTTGATATTATTGAGCAAAATGCAGATATGTGTGTCGCCTCCACTGAATATAAAGTAGATGTTCCCTACGCTGTCTTTGAGACACATGAGCGTACCGTTTTGGATTTTAAGGAAAAACCCTCTTATGTGTACCACTCCAATGCCGGGATCTATATTTTCAAAAAAGAACTAGTAAACAGAATCCCAAAAAACAAATTTTTTGACATCACGGAGTTGATGGAGGATCTGGTAAAAGATGGTGGTAAATTGATCCATAATCCCATTCACGGCTTTTGGATTGACATCGGTAGCCCGGTAGATTATAAAAAGGCTCAGGAATTTGTAAAACACATGCACTAA
- a CDS encoding cytidylyltransferase domain-containing protein — protein sequence MLVVIPARGGSKGVPGKNIKLLGGKPLIQHTIEAARQLFTDDEIIVSTDSEEIRQTVIDHGLQVPFLRPQNLATDQAGTYEVLLHAVAFMEKKGVKNDILILLQPTSPFRNASQIKEALALYTPELDMIVSVKEARANPYYVLKEENGEGFLKPSKEGNFKTRQEAPKVWELNGAIYIININSLKAKPLNEFKKVKKFVMDEISSHDIDIPFDWKMAELLIRER from the coding sequence ATGCTAGTCGTTATACCCGCACGCGGTGGCTCTAAAGGGGTCCCCGGTAAAAACATCAAACTACTGGGTGGCAAACCGCTCATACAACACACCATTGAAGCTGCTAGGCAGCTTTTTACAGATGATGAGATCATCGTATCTACAGATAGTGAAGAAATCAGGCAAACAGTTATTGACCATGGCCTTCAGGTACCTTTTTTAAGACCTCAGAATTTAGCCACAGATCAGGCGGGTACCTATGAAGTACTTCTGCATGCGGTAGCTTTTATGGAAAAAAAAGGCGTAAAAAATGATATTCTTATTTTACTACAGCCCACTTCCCCATTTAGAAACGCCAGCCAGATCAAAGAAGCCCTCGCCTTATATACTCCTGAGTTGGATATGATAGTTTCTGTAAAAGAAGCCCGTGCTAATCCTTATTATGTGCTTAAAGAAGAAAACGGGGAAGGTTTTCTAAAACCATCCAAAGAAGGAAATTTTAAGACCAGGCAAGAAGCCCCTAAAGTTTGGGAACTTAATGGCGCTATATATATCATAAATATCAATTCCTTAAAAGCGAAACCCCTTAACGAATTTAAAAAAGTAAAAAAATTCGTAATGGATGAGATTTCTTCTCATGATATAGACATCCCGTTTGACTGGAAAATGGCGGAACTCCTAATTCGCGAAAGATAA
- the rfbA gene encoding glucose-1-phosphate thymidylyltransferase RfbA: protein MKGIILAGGSGTRLYPITKGVSKQLLNIYDKPLIYYPLSVLMLSGIREVLIISTPEDLPNFQKLLGDGSEIGMRFEYKIQPSPDGLAQAFILGKEFIGDDSVCLVLGDNIFYGHGFTKLLEQSIKNVEKEKKATVFGYYVNDPSRYGVAEFDDSGNVISLEEKPAKPKSNYAVIGLYFYPNSVIEVAENVEPSHRGELEITSINEFYLKEDKLKVELMGRGYAWLDTGTHESMLEASNYIHTIEKRQGLKVACLEEIAYENGYISKEQLLKLAEPLKKTGYGQYLLKRANKK from the coding sequence ATGAAAGGAATTATATTAGCAGGAGGTTCAGGAACAAGACTTTACCCTATAACCAAGGGTGTGTCTAAACAACTTTTAAATATATATGATAAACCTCTAATATATTATCCCCTATCGGTTTTAATGCTATCTGGCATTAGAGAAGTTTTAATAATATCAACACCTGAAGACTTACCTAATTTTCAAAAACTCTTGGGTGATGGTTCTGAAATAGGAATGAGATTCGAATATAAAATTCAGCCAAGTCCAGATGGATTGGCTCAGGCATTCATTTTAGGCAAAGAATTCATAGGTGATGATAGTGTGTGTTTGGTATTAGGTGATAATATTTTTTATGGTCACGGTTTTACAAAATTATTAGAACAGTCTATTAAAAATGTAGAAAAGGAAAAGAAAGCTACGGTTTTTGGCTATTATGTAAATGATCCATCTCGTTATGGTGTGGCAGAATTTGATGATAGTGGAAATGTTATAAGTCTTGAAGAAAAACCAGCCAAACCAAAAAGTAATTATGCGGTAATAGGTTTATATTTTTATCCCAATTCTGTGATTGAAGTTGCTGAAAATGTCGAACCCAGTCACCGTGGCGAACTAGAAATAACTTCGATAAATGAATTTTATCTTAAAGAAGATAAACTTAAAGTTGAGCTTATGGGGAGAGGTTATGCATGGTTAGATACCGGCACTCATGAATCTATGCTCGAAGCTTCTAATTACATACATACTATTGAAAAGAGACAAGGGTTGAAAGTTGCTTGTCTTGAGGAAATAGCATATGAGAATGGCTACATTTCTAAGGAGCAATTATTAAAACTTGCCGAACCTCTAAAAAAGACCGGTTACGGACAGTATTTACTTAAAAGAGCTAATAAAAAATAG
- the rfbC gene encoding dTDP-4-dehydrorhamnose 3,5-epimerase, whose amino-acid sequence MNFVRTEIPDIVICEPKIFGDSRGYFSETFRKDKLEEFLGYTVNFCQDNESKSSFGVLRGLHYQLPPFTQSKLVRVIEGTVLDVAVDIRKGSPYFGKNVTVELNAEERKQLFVPRGFAHGFIVLSETAKFAYKCDNYYAPSHDRGIVYNDQTVGIEWQIPATKLKLSDKDITQPTLIDAELFDYNINLYD is encoded by the coding sequence ATGAATTTTGTCAGAACAGAAATACCTGATATAGTTATTTGTGAACCAAAAATTTTTGGAGATAGTAGAGGATATTTTTCTGAAACATTTCGTAAAGATAAGTTGGAAGAATTCCTCGGGTATACGGTCAACTTTTGTCAGGATAATGAATCCAAATCTAGCTTTGGTGTATTAAGGGGATTACATTATCAGTTGCCTCCATTTACCCAATCAAAATTGGTTAGGGTAATAGAAGGAACCGTTTTAGATGTAGCTGTAGATATTAGAAAAGGATCGCCCTATTTTGGTAAAAATGTTACTGTAGAGCTAAATGCAGAAGAAAGAAAGCAATTATTTGTGCCTAGAGGGTTTGCACATGGTTTTATAGTATTATCCGAAACTGCAAAATTTGCTTATAAATGTGATAATTATTATGCTCCTTCACACGATAGGGGCATTGTATATAATGATCAAACTGTGGGTATAGAATGGCAAATACCGGCAACTAAATTAAAATTATCAGATAAGGATATTACACAACCCACTTTAATTGATGCAGAACTTTTTGATTATAATATAAATCTATATGATTAA
- a CDS encoding lipopolysaccharide biosynthesis protein: protein MKEFIKSFFSFGLATSIQKVMGFLLLPIYTRFFSKVEFGAIDLIQVILGIASIFAVLQLETSLQRYYYDLEGKIKKTFVSTIFILIIGFSFIITLILFALSTQISNLIFESGNYSGLIELASLQLPFTNFTMLAFIILRYEKRNKAFVWLMLAKVLSMIAIVTLLIVWLRMGIIAVFYAQLISLILSSVFIFFAVREFLLFKISIPLFKKAFKYAMPQIPARIGSVSLSYANRFFMVGYLTVASIGIYSLSLKLASAIQLIYSAFIMAWAPFMFEQLKKPDHKTIFAHTLILTSGPLFLIVSLIALFSKELIILVASEEFYESYHFVGALSLYFSLFIIKEIVDIGPKALEKTKFLSYTFFASVIINISTLYFLIQSYGLYGVVYSLLITNTFLVALSWFISNKLYYIPFNIMKFSVLAVPAFSLAIYSMYSLPVLWIRIITGFIAIIYYGLLFKRDYSIFQVKLLVTKN, encoded by the coding sequence ATGAAGGAGTTCATAAAAAGCTTTTTTTCTTTCGGTTTGGCCACTTCTATACAGAAAGTAATGGGTTTTCTTTTATTACCCATTTATACACGATTTTTCTCCAAAGTAGAATTTGGAGCAATTGATTTAATACAGGTAATTCTTGGTATAGCTTCTATTTTTGCAGTTCTTCAACTTGAGACATCCTTACAGCGATATTACTATGATTTAGAAGGAAAAATTAAGAAAACTTTTGTCTCCACAATCTTCATTTTAATTATAGGTTTTTCGTTTATTATAACCTTAATCTTATTTGCTTTATCAACTCAAATTTCAAATCTCATATTTGAATCAGGAAATTATTCAGGACTGATTGAACTTGCGTCGCTGCAATTACCGTTTACTAATTTCACAATGCTAGCATTCATAATTTTAAGATATGAGAAAAGAAATAAGGCGTTTGTATGGTTAATGCTAGCTAAAGTATTGTCAATGATAGCCATAGTTACTCTTCTTATAGTATGGCTTAGAATGGGAATTATTGCAGTTTTTTATGCACAATTGATTAGCCTTATCTTATCCTCGGTATTTATATTTTTTGCGGTGAGAGAATTTTTATTATTCAAAATTTCAATTCCACTATTTAAAAAAGCTTTTAAGTACGCCATGCCACAAATACCTGCTCGTATAGGAAGTGTTTCATTGTCCTATGCCAATCGTTTCTTTATGGTAGGATATTTAACAGTTGCATCGATTGGTATTTACTCCTTATCCTTAAAGTTGGCCTCTGCTATACAATTAATTTATTCTGCGTTTATTATGGCTTGGGCTCCCTTTATGTTTGAGCAGTTAAAAAAACCAGATCACAAAACTATTTTTGCTCATACCTTAATACTTACTTCTGGCCCGCTTTTTCTAATTGTATCTTTAATAGCTCTGTTTTCAAAAGAACTAATAATATTAGTTGCGTCAGAGGAGTTCTATGAATCTTACCATTTTGTAGGAGCCCTATCACTTTATTTTTCCCTATTTATAATAAAAGAGATTGTAGATATAGGGCCTAAAGCCTTAGAAAAAACTAAATTCTTATCATACACATTTTTTGCCTCTGTCATCATAAATATATCTACGCTATATTTTCTGATTCAGTCTTATGGACTATATGGAGTAGTTTATTCACTATTGATAACAAATACTTTTTTAGTGGCATTAAGTTGGTTTATATCTAATAAATTATATTATATACCATTTAACATTATGAAATTCTCAGTTTTAGCAGTGCCAGCATTTTCATTAGCAATATATTCTATGTATAGTTTACCAGTATTATGGATTAGAATCATTACCGGTTTTATCGCTATCATTTATTATGGCCTATTATTCAAGAGAGATTACAGTATTTTCCAAGTGAAATTGCTGGTAACTAAAAATTAG
- a CDS encoding EpsG family protein — translation MLYTAIFILLIICTLRFDFSQQPKKALKVYNFVMVILIAVAGLRYKVGGDTLSYYEDFQELPFLNEITFQNLFNFKYSPFWILLSSLSKTLINNFVFFQIIHASFINIVLFRFIKRYTPFKFTAVLIYYIFAYLYFNMEVMRESLAIAMLLIAYPYFMKKNWQAYYLFIAVAILFHNSALLLLILPLFRNSKLSLSNVIILGIVVISISVAFTFIPSLIEIILFSQDVTSKFLYYSDFQANLNGMIGNFVLYGLLPYLSIRIFKRFEVQNSKFEELYLFYFTIVMLYVAVTGFGRFLNYLTPFMFVFFAEFLNRLYYHKRFSRLKRGLVFVIFIFAALPKFIYYTRDTSMLVADTHRYNTWYPYSSIFEKKEYYFREIMHQEGLKSQD, via the coding sequence ATGTTATATACAGCAATATTTATATTATTAATCATTTGTACTCTAAGGTTTGATTTTTCACAGCAGCCTAAAAAGGCATTGAAAGTCTATAATTTTGTTATGGTTATATTAATAGCTGTTGCTGGATTAAGATATAAAGTAGGTGGTGATACTCTTTCCTATTATGAAGATTTTCAAGAATTGCCTTTTTTAAATGAAATAACTTTTCAGAATTTATTTAACTTTAAATACAGTCCCTTTTGGATACTTCTTTCTTCATTAAGTAAAACTCTAATAAACAATTTTGTATTCTTTCAGATAATACACGCCAGCTTTATAAATATTGTATTATTTAGATTTATAAAACGCTATACCCCATTTAAATTTACAGCAGTCCTTATCTACTATATTTTTGCATATTTATACTTTAATATGGAAGTGATGCGAGAATCACTAGCTATTGCTATGCTTTTGATCGCATACCCATATTTTATGAAAAAAAATTGGCAAGCATATTATCTATTTATAGCTGTAGCTATTCTCTTTCATAATTCTGCTCTTTTACTTCTAATTTTACCATTATTTCGAAACTCAAAATTGAGCTTAAGTAATGTCATTATCTTAGGAATAGTAGTTATCTCAATATCTGTAGCATTTACCTTTATACCCAGTCTTATTGAGATTATTTTATTTTCCCAAGATGTAACCTCTAAATTTTTATATTATTCTGACTTTCAAGCGAATCTCAATGGAATGATTGGTAATTTCGTTCTTTATGGACTTTTACCTTATTTGAGTATTAGAATTTTCAAAAGGTTCGAAGTTCAGAATTCAAAATTCGAAGAACTATATTTATTTTACTTTACAATAGTGATGTTATATGTCGCTGTGACAGGATTTGGTCGATTTCTTAATTATCTTACTCCGTTTATGTTCGTTTTCTTTGCGGAATTTCTTAATAGATTGTATTACCACAAGAGATTTAGTAGATTAAAAAGAGGTTTAGTATTTGTAATTTTTATTTTTGCAGCACTACCCAAATTTATATACTATACTAGGGATACTTCAATGTTAGTTGCTGATACCCATAGATATAATACATGGTATCCATACTCATCCATATTTGAAAAAAAAGAGTATTATTTTAGGGAAATTATGCATCAAGAAGGACTAAAAAGCCAAGATTAA
- a CDS encoding glycosyltransferase, giving the protein MKRKRELKILVINSDAIYCKENHHFIHKSTGTFIKKLKDLNYEPTIFHFLIPLENSSITSFDLDDNNISFVGLNRTSNKITSYFKASLKLYTLFKKADFIYCFYPNAFAYNLLLCKLCNIPYGLYLRGENNINSKLSRYLIKHSKFIATVSPQFTKSVKKYNTSAFTIAPMIDYNLKDIPLNNIKDTNENQIQSILFIGRVERDKGIFELIEAVSLLKKKGYENFILNIIGQGQHFDHIHEQIIKFEMQNIVNLVGVVSDKNELKKYYQNADLFILPTYHEGFPRVLYEAMIFKVPILTTFVGTISNLMQDGYNCYEIKAKDVNSIVLKLENILNDYKITYTITENATKTIKKYLKENSRSHEEIISDNIN; this is encoded by the coding sequence ATGAAAAGAAAAAGAGAATTGAAAATTTTGGTTATAAATAGCGATGCAATTTATTGTAAAGAAAACCATCATTTTATTCACAAGAGTACAGGGACTTTTATCAAGAAACTAAAAGATTTGAATTATGAACCTACAATTTTTCATTTTCTTATACCATTAGAAAACTCTTCTATCACGTCTTTTGATTTAGATGACAATAATATTTCGTTTGTAGGCTTAAATAGAACATCAAATAAAATTACTTCGTATTTCAAGGCAAGCTTAAAATTATATACACTTTTCAAAAAAGCAGATTTTATCTATTGTTTTTACCCTAATGCTTTCGCTTATAATCTATTGTTATGCAAATTATGCAATATACCATACGGGCTATATTTAAGGGGAGAGAATAATATAAATTCTAAGTTATCACGGTATCTTATTAAGCATTCTAAATTTATTGCAACTGTTTCCCCACAGTTTACGAAAAGCGTGAAAAAATATAATACTTCTGCATTTACAATCGCTCCAATGATTGATTATAATTTAAAAGACATCCCGTTAAATAATATTAAAGACACAAATGAAAACCAAATACAATCCATTCTTTTTATAGGTAGAGTAGAAAGAGATAAAGGCATATTTGAATTAATAGAAGCCGTATCATTACTTAAAAAAAAGGGTTACGAGAATTTTATTTTAAATATCATAGGTCAAGGTCAACATTTTGATCATATACATGAGCAGATAATAAAATTTGAAATGCAAAACATTGTAAACTTAGTAGGTGTCGTATCCGATAAAAATGAATTAAAAAAATATTATCAAAATGCTGATTTATTTATTTTACCAACGTATCATGAAGGATTCCCAAGGGTACTTTATGAAGCAATGATTTTTAAAGTACCAATATTAACTACCTTCGTCGGTACTATCTCGAACCTCATGCAGGACGGATACAATTGTTATGAAATCAAAGCTAAAGATGTTAATAGCATTGTTCTCAAATTAGAAAATATTCTGAATGATTATAAAATTACTTATACGATAACTGAAAATGCTACAAAAACGATCAAAAAATATTTAAAAGAAAACAGTCGTAGTCACGAAGAGATAATTTCTGATAACATCAATTAA
- a CDS encoding glycosyltransferase family 2 protein — translation MEVLISVIIPFYSNIKWLKEAVDSVLNQTYQNFEIIVINDGSKENDEDFIKKYSDFIKYHKTENAGPAAARNKGIKLANGEYIAFLDSDDIWKTNKLKIQLDYMLLESLIWSHTAYELFTDHDNKTYKTIDVNHFKGDVFIPCLISSPIATPCVMVKTEFLRENPTIQFAENMRYGQDGFMWLNIARHKKLGVINESLTKVRMRGGNAALRARVYLQVKAQMWSYIKSKKEHDKRLQNLPLFIKSAYKLSYFNNRILLFLENKNCLNAGVGEFISKILYTPTFILLKLKSQNTY, via the coding sequence ATGGAAGTTTTAATAAGCGTGATAATACCTTTCTATTCTAATATTAAATGGCTAAAAGAAGCAGTTGATAGTGTTCTTAATCAAACTTATCAGAACTTTGAGATTATTGTTATTAATGATGGTTCAAAAGAAAATGATGAGGACTTTATAAAAAAATACTCTGATTTTATAAAATATCATAAAACGGAGAATGCGGGTCCTGCAGCTGCAAGAAATAAAGGTATAAAATTAGCCAACGGAGAGTATATCGCATTTTTGGATTCAGATGATATTTGGAAAACCAACAAGTTGAAGATTCAATTGGACTATATGCTTCTCGAATCCCTTATCTGGTCACATACTGCGTATGAATTATTTACAGATCATGATAATAAAACTTATAAAACTATAGATGTCAATCATTTTAAAGGTGATGTATTCATCCCCTGTTTAATTTCATCTCCTATTGCAACACCATGCGTTATGGTAAAAACAGAGTTTTTAAGAGAAAATCCAACTATACAGTTTGCTGAAAATATGAGGTATGGTCAGGATGGTTTTATGTGGCTCAATATAGCCCGCCACAAAAAACTCGGGGTTATCAATGAATCCCTGACCAAAGTGCGAATGAGGGGCGGAAATGCCGCATTGCGAGCCAGGGTCTATTTACAGGTTAAGGCTCAAATGTGGAGTTATATAAAATCAAAAAAAGAACACGACAAAAGATTACAAAACTTACCTCTTTTTATAAAATCAGCGTATAAACTATCTTATTTTAATAATAGAATACTATTATTTCTTGAAAATAAAAATTGTTTAAACGCGGGTGTAGGAGAATTCATCTCAAAAATTCTATATACCCCTACTTTTATTTTGCTTAAACTTAAATCTCAAAACACATACTAA